The sequence below is a genomic window from Pseudomonadota bacterium.
GTTACCAGAAGCCCGCCGCATAGACCCTGACGTGCAGTTTTCCCGCATCCGGTTCCTCGGTTGTACTCGCTTTGCTTTGCACAACTCTCAATCCACCCGTAACAAAGCGCCGTGGCAACTGAAGCCGGCGCCGAAGGACGACATCCACCAGAGCCCGCCCGGGGCCGGGTCCCGGAGCGCCGCTTCGAGGACGAAGTACACGAAGGCGCTGCTGAGATTGCCGTACTCGGCCAGCATCGCGCGGCTGTACTTTAGCTGTTCCTCCGAGAGCCCCAGCCGCTCCTGCAGCGCGGAGAGGACGTCGCGCCCGCCGGCATGCCATATCCAGGCGCCGATCTCCTCGCGAGCGACGTCCTCCGCCTTCAGCACCCGCCCGAGCACCTCGGCCGCATAGCGGGCCGCGAGCTGCGGCACCGGACGGGTCAGGATATTGCGCAGCATGCCGCCGCGTTGCTCGAAGCGCAGGAGCTCGCGGCGGCCCGGATCGGTCAGGGAACCCCCTTTCTGCCAGGCGATGCGCCGCCGGCCGGCGGGAGGCCGCGCCGAAAGCAGCGCCGCGCCGGCACCATCACCGAAGAGACAGCCGCTGATGAGCACGCCCGGGTCGTCATCGACGTACATCGCCGCGCTCGAGACCTCGACACACACGGATAGCACGTGCCGGGCGCGCCCTGCCGATAGCAGGGCCTCGGCCATGGACCAGTTGGGGAGGGCCGCCGCGCAGCCTTGCCCCACGAGGTCGAAGGCCAGCACCTCGGGGCAGAGGTCCAGACCCTCGATGAGATAGCTCGCGATGCCGGGACACAGGTAGCCGGTGCAGGTGCTCGCGATCACCGCATCCACCTGTCCCGCCGTCAGGCCGGCATCGTCGAGCGCACGCAGAGCGGCTTCGGTGGCGAGGCTCGGGGCATGCTCGGCGAAGCGCCGGTGCAGCGTGTCGGGGTTGATGTCGAAGAGTTCGTGGAGCTCGGCCGGGACCAGATGGCGCGCCGCGATCCCGTTGTCGCCCAACAGCACCTGCTCGACCAGGACCTGCGCCCGGCGGCCCAGGCGGCGGTAATGCTCGCAGGTCCGGAACGCCTCCCAGCACTGGGCCTGGCTGTAGCGCTGCGGCGGCGCCGCCGTCCCGAGCCCGCTAAGGAACACGGCGAATCCCGTCCGCGTCCTGTGTCGACTTGCCCACCGGGTGAGAAATGCGGGCTAGTGGCGCCCCGCGGGTGCCTGCGCCTCGCGGAGACGGGTCGCCAGGTCGAGCCCCTTGCGGCGGCTCTCGGCGGCGCGCTCCGGATCGCCGATGTGGTCCAGGGTCTCCGCGAGCAGCCAATAGGCCTCGGGGTAGGGCTGGCGCGCGATGCTGGCCTCGAAGTAGTAGCAGGCCTTCCCCCATAGACCGCTCTTGTAGCAGAGGCGCCCGAGCGTGAGCAAAAGGCTCGGGTCATCTCCGTGCGCCGCGAGCCAGGTCTCGGCCTCCCGAATCTGGGCGGCGGTGTCCCCGCCATCGATGGTCCCGTAACAGGCGCAGAGCGCGCTGTCCCAGTCCGACTTCAGGGTCTTGTGAATGAGAGGTACGACCCGCGATGCGGCGCCGTAGCGTTCCAGCTGCGAGGCATAGGCGTATAGCACCGGCGGCCGTTTGCGCAGCGGGGTCGGGACCTGCGCCCAGGCCCGTTCCAGCGACTCGGGGTCCTCTGCCGCCCTGAGCAGACCCGCATGGGCCTCGACCTGACGCGCCGAAACCTCCTCGGCCGCCAGCGCCTTGCGCTTGCCGAGGGCGGGCAGAAGGGCCAGGACCTCGGACCATTCCCCCCGTTCGACGTGGAACCGCAGCGCGGCGCGCAACACCTCGGGGTGGGC
It includes:
- a CDS encoding heme biosynthesis protein HemY, giving the protein MRLRFLIVFAILAAVLAAWLFGRDHGLVAIAYQGRLIEMSVNVALVVLGLTALLCYGAARLVAHLWSLQRRLHGWAHTQKTGRARQDLVAGAIALAEGHWRQAEVALYRSAEISEAPFLHYLAAARAAQAQRAPERRDHYLDLARETTPRADLAVALTSAELHLEHGEIAEARAVLQRLRSLHPAHPEVLRAALRFHVERGEWSEVLALLPALGKRKALAAEEVSARQVEAHAGLLRAAEDPESLERAWAQVPTPLRKRPPVLYAYASQLERYGAASRVVPLIHKTLKSDWDSALCACYGTIDGGDTAAQIREAETWLAAHGDDPSLLLTLGRLCYKSGLWGKACYYFEASIARQPYPEAYWLLAETLDHIGDPERAAESRRKGLDLATRLREAQAPAGRH
- a CDS encoding stilbene synthase, whose protein sequence is MFLSGLGTAAPPQRYSQAQCWEAFRTCEHYRRLGRRAQVLVEQVLLGDNGIAARHLVPAELHELFDINPDTLHRRFAEHAPSLATEAALRALDDAGLTAGQVDAVIASTCTGYLCPGIASYLIEGLDLCPEVLAFDLVGQGCAAALPNWSMAEALLSAGRARHVLSVCVEVSSAAMYVDDDPGVLISGCLFGDGAGAALLSARPPAGRRRIAWQKGGSLTDPGRRELLRFEQRGGMLRNILTRPVPQLAARYAAEVLGRVLKAEDVAREEIGAWIWHAGGRDVLSALQERLGLSEEQLKYSRAMLAEYGNLSSAFVYFVLEAALRDPAPGGLWWMSSFGAGFSCHGALLRVD